A single window of Zea mays cultivar B73 chromosome 10, Zm-B73-REFERENCE-NAM-5.0, whole genome shotgun sequence DNA harbors:
- the LOC100279131 gene encoding uncharacterized protein LOC100279131 precursor, which translates to MDASTTFLFLALACMAATNTLPHCANARHFLPPSRSHGSSTGTRSSSAVDAAAAAASSSKLSWPLLPWKKPGRGGSSRGSGSGHGFGWTVSHNGSDTDVGFGGGAGAGTSSSGGGSSAGGGAGLGVGIHVGNDGVDVAIGVAGGGAVVVSTSNGGGVGVGAGGGGGVGIHLGPDVVAVTRGGGGGAGGDDSSSGSGTGVGRAGSAVGSAHGYGNASGGTGAGGGSGAGSGGQGGYGGGGGGGTGSSGGHP; encoded by the coding sequence ATGGATGCCTCTACTACCTTCCTCTTCCTCGCGCTTGCATGCATGGCGGCCACTAATACTCTCCCTCACTGTGCCAACGCAAGGCATTTCCTCCCTCCTAGTCGTAGCCATGGCAGCAGCACTGGCACGAGGAGCTCTAGCGCCgtcgacgccgccgccgccgccgccagcagcAGCAAGCTCTCGTGGCCACTGCTACCGTGGAAGAAGCCTGGCCGTGGCGGCAGCAGCCGTGGCTCCGGGAGCGGGCACGGTTTCGGCTGGACCGTCTCGCACAACGGGTCGGACACCGACGTCGGGTtcggcggcggcgccggcgccggcacgAGCAGCTCCGGAGGTGGCTCGAGCGCGGGCGGGGGAGCTGGTCTCGGCGTCGGCATCCACGTCGGCAACGACGGAGTGGACGTCGCGATCGGCGTCGCCGGAGGCGGCGCCGTCGTCGTCAGTACCAGCAACGGCGGCGGCGTGGGTGTCGGCGCTGGCGGTGGAGGAGGAGTCGGGATCCACCTGGGCCCCGACGTCGTGGCCGTCACccgtggcggtggcggtggcgccgGCGGCGATGATTCGTCGTCTGGCAGCGGAACCGGGGTGGGACGCGCCGGAAGCGCTGTGGGCAGCGCCCATGGGTATGGGAATGCAAGCGGTGGAACAGGGGCCGGTGGCGGGAGTGGAGCTGGCTCTGGCGGCCAAGGTGGatacggcggcggcggtggcggtggcaccGGAAGTAGCGGTGGCCATCCATGA